In the genome of candidate division WOR-3 bacterium, the window TCTTTTTCAAAATATTAATAACCGTTTCATCCTTTTCTATAACTTTCCTTTTTTCTTTTGTTAAAAGGGGAGTATAACTATAAAAGGGGATTTCATCATATAAAACTCTTCTTTCCTCTTTTTCCTTTTCCCATAAAAGTCTCTGAATAAATCTTGATTCAGAATAACCCTCATTCTTTTCATCTTCATAAAATAAAAGATAAACCTCATGAGCATTTTCTACTATCTGATAAAAATTATAAGCATAAATGGATTCATTTTCTTTGTAGGAAGGTAAATTAAGTATTTTCCTTAAACTTTCAGGTAGAATTGGGTCATATTTATAACTTTTAGGATATATTCCTTCTATTAAATCAAGGAAAAAAATAACTTCAAAAGGAATAAGCCTTGCTTCAAGAACCCCTATTATCTGAAATCCTTTTAAAGGATCCCCCCTTAAGGGAATGATTTCTCTTTTTAAATAAAATAAAATTATTTTAGAAAGATCCTCTATCTCAAACTCAATATCCTTTATCTCTGTCTGGAGAAGTTTATTAAAAATTTCAAAAGTTTCATTCATAAAAATTTCAAAAAGAGTATTTTCTTTACCTTTAATCCTCTTATATAAAATACCAAGAATTTCTCTCATATTTTCAATAAAATTTTTTATAGTCTTTACCTCTACAAAAACACAATTTAAAATGAAAAGGAATTCTCTATCAAAACTATCTTCTACAACTTCATTAAATGAAAAATAAACCTTGCCCTTTTCCTGATTCAAATTCTTCACTTTATTATCAATTTTTATAACCTCATCCTTAAAACAAGATATAATAAATGGATGATTTACAAAATTAAGAAGAGAACTAAAATATACTTTATTATCCTTTGAACTTTTTCTAACTTCAAAGAAATTCCTTATTAAAGAAAATAAGGGAGTTAATCTAAAAGAATAACCCATACTGATATTAAAATCTGAATCTATATCAGTTCCTATCTCACCAATAAGTGATTCAAGATGCAAGGGTTCAGGTAATATTATACCAATTTTTGTAGCATCTCTACTTTTTAAAACATCTTTTAACTTTTCCCTGATATATATTGATTGAGTATAAAAATCATTTAACTTAATAAAATTAATTTTTGGCCTTTCAAGTTCAGACTCAACTATTTTATAATTAAATCCATTCTTTTTCAAAAATTTAAATATGGCATCACTTTCCCTCGTCATCAAAAATATCATCTTTGTTGGACACTTATCCATTATCCTTTTAATAAAAAACTCTTCAAGGGGAAGAAGTGCATAAAAACCTGCAAAAATTACTTTTTTATAATCAAGATCAAAATCCATTTCTTTCAATTTTTTAAATAAAATAAAATCTAAAATTTTTTTTCTTCTCAAAATCTCATCACAAAACTCTTCTTTAATTTCCTTCAATATGTCAAGAATTGCCTTCACATTTTCTGGAATATCAGCATATTCCTTTAAAATTTTTACCTTTTCAAAATCAACTTCATTCATAATAAGCTCATCCATTGCTTTTAATATCCTTAAACCCCATTCAAAGAAATCAGAAAACTTTTCTCCAAAAATTTTTTTATCCTTTTTATCAAAAATATCTTTTAAAATATAAACAGCATCAAGTATATCAATAAATTCAAAACTTTCTTTTTCCACTAAAACTTTATAAGCAAATTCCTGAAAAGAAAAAACCTGAGGCATTATAAAAGGCTTTTTTAATTTTTCATGTAAAATTTTCTTTAAATAAACCTTTGGTCTTTTATTTGGAAAAATAATTAGAATTTCAGAAAAATCATCCCCTTCCTTTAAAATTTCATCACATATTTTTTCTAAAATATTTTGAGGTGTTTTATAAATAACAATTTCAGGTTCAAATTTCATAAACTTCCTCCCTGTCTAAATATATAAGATAACCTTTAACCTTCTCACCGAATATTTTTTTAATTATATTAAGATAGTTTTTAACCTGCAAAAAATGGGAATCAGACTTTTCATTACCTGTTTTAAATTCTATAACCTTGATTGTATCATCAAACACTATTCTATCAATACGATAAACCTCTCCTCTTTCATTTACCACCTCAAATTCTGTCCTTATTCTCTTATCAGTAAAAAAGAATTCTCTTAAAAATTCCTTTTTGATTTTTGTTTTAAAATAAATAACTTTTTCAAAGGTGCTCTCATCAAAAGATCCATACCTTTTCCAAAGTGATTTTGCCCTCTCATAGGATTTTTCAATTTCTTTATCAAAGTTTAGTTCATTCAAATTTTTTATATTAGAAAGAACAAGATGTATCCATTCACCCCTTAATAATTCCTCGTGATATAAAACTTCGCTTTCAAATTCACTTTTAACAAAAAGTTTATTTTTTAGTTCCTTTATAGAAATAGGATTTCTTCTATAAAAAATTAACTCTTCCTTCTCATAAAATCTTCTTTCAACTTCTATTTTTTCACCTATTTTATAAAATTCCCTTTCACCAAAATTTCTTTTCAGAAAATCAAGAATAAAATTACCATAATTTTTTTTATTATTATCACAAATTACAAAATAAATCTCTTCTTTTGCCCTTGTCAGCGCAACATAGAGCAAATTTAACTCTTGAATTATGTTTAAAGTTTCATTATAAAGTTTTACTTCCTCATCACATTCTTTTTTCAAATAAACTCTTGGATTTTCAACATCTTTATCATAAATAATAAATTTATCCCTTTCCTCAAATTCAAAAAAGGAAGAAAAAAGGGAAATAACAACATTAAACTCAAGTCCTTTAGCTTTATGTATTGTCAAAACATTTATCGCATCCTTAGAAGAGGGAGAAAATAAGTAGGGAAACTTTTCAAATTTTTTTACAAATTCATAAATTGATATATTCTCAACCTCTTCACATGTTCCTTTTAAAAGGGATAGGAGATGTAAGTACTCTTTTAAAAATTTTTCAGAAATTTTAAAAACACAATCAAATTCAAGTAAAAGATAGTAGGGAGAATAAATTTTAGATAAATCTTTAAAATATTTATAAGTTTTTTCAAAAAGGGGAGAAATTTTAAAAAATTCCTCTAAATCTCTTTTATCACTTAAAAGAAACTTTTTAA includes:
- a CDS encoding PD-(D/E)XK nuclease family protein, with the translated sequence MKFEPEIVIYKTPQNILEKICDEILKEGDDFSEILIIFPNKRPKVYLKKILHEKLKKPFIMPQVFSFQEFAYKVLVEKESFEFIDILDAVYILKDIFDKKDKKIFGEKFSDFFEWGLRILKAMDELIMNEVDFEKVKILKEYADIPENVKAILDILKEIKEEFCDEILRRKKILDFILFKKLKEMDFDLDYKKVIFAGFYALLPLEEFFIKRIMDKCPTKMIFLMTRESDAIFKFLKKNGFNYKIVESELERPKINFIKLNDFYTQSIYIREKLKDVLKSRDATKIGIILPEPLHLESLIGEIGTDIDSDFNISMGYSFRLTPLFSLIRNFFEVRKSSKDNKVYFSSLLNFVNHPFIISCFKDEVIKIDNKVKNLNQEKGKVYFSFNEVVEDSFDREFLFILNCVFVEVKTIKNFIENMREILGILYKRIKGKENTLFEIFMNETFEIFNKLLQTEIKDIEFEIEDLSKIILFYLKREIIPLRGDPLKGFQIIGVLEARLIPFEVIFFLDLIEGIYPKSYKYDPILPESLRKILNLPSYKENESIYAYNFYQIVENAHEVYLLFYEDEKNEGYSESRFIQRLLWEKEKEERRVLYDEIPFYSYTPLLTKEKRKVIEKDETVINILKKKGEEGFHVTEIDEYLKCPFSFYQKVILENKEEKGIEEDIESTKLGEFLHRVMEEFYIMNFKDREIRWNDSLKNNFLNFLSEKFDEFFGKERETLWVRKEYLILKMGKFIEKIKEEKGILRSVEVRVEEVMNIDGLEVKIKGKIDRIDELFGSFRIVDYKSSGSNLNYPCVPSNFKDRREIKEEVKSLQIPIYALIYSKMNDSLVKRGAYYIFSSGEIKEFEFGEVIKRTKKSVLNLKEAEEILFNVLTEIYNKDIPFEPDSKTGNCKSCPYRGICGEF
- a CDS encoding 3'-5' exonuclease, with the translated sequence KGSFFYVGDPKQSIYRWRGTRWELFDDIIKEFESKIEEKDFEFIYKDINKRSLKNIVDFVNDIFDIKNLKNYFSRISDNKKNYIKYFSEVERVYKNVRQKPDSDKNSGGYIEFKVIRGSKSESEDEILFYLKEIIDDLLKNRKRSYGDIAILERQNNDCQKIVNFLLSEGYPVYTSYDVSIENLPLIRTIIYFFKILVNENDKNSFFNLIQTEFFSKIFEVDERIIKKFLLSDKRDLEEFFKISPLFEKTYKYFKDLSKIYSPYYLLLEFDCVFKISEKFLKEYLHLLSLLKGTCEEVENISIYEFVKKFEKFPYLFSPSSKDAINVLTIHKAKGLEFNVVISLFSSFFEFEERDKFIIYDKDVENPRVYLKKECDEEVKLYNETLNIIQELNLLYVALTRAKEEIYFVICDNNKKNYGNFILDFLKRNFGEREFYKIGEKIEVERRFYEKEELIFYRRNPISIKELKNKLFVKSEFESEVLYHEELLRGEWIHLVLSNIKNLNELNFDKEIEKSYERAKSLWKRYGSFDESTFEKVIYFKTKIKKEFLREFFFTDKRIRTEFEVVNERGEVYRIDRIVFDDTIKVIEFKTGNEKSDSHFLQVKNYLNIIKKIFGEKVKGYLIYLDREEVYEI